The Temnothorax longispinosus isolate EJ_2023e chromosome 12, Tlon_JGU_v1, whole genome shotgun sequence genome includes a window with the following:
- the LOC139823216 gene encoding LOW QUALITY PROTEIN: aminopeptidase N-like (The sequence of the model RefSeq protein was modified relative to this genomic sequence to represent the inferred CDS: deleted 2 bases in 1 codon; substituted 1 base at 1 genomic stop codon): MEFLKLLLHIGLILAVITDFSITEDSKIIYRLPENAKPLHYNIRLITPLEEGNDIFHGEISVIIDNLYVTSSISLHSQDLEINITTTTLINSNGNIYEPIKYTYDNITNILTFSFDHKLDRAIYTLNMTFAGNYSKSSYHKSGFIKIPYKDEGVDSILAATLLEPNNARRVFPCLDEPALKATFNISVMHHQKFRVLSNMPMQKRXGQNSVISENGMVWTHFNTTPVMSTYLVGIVIVPNSFIRIRRSPKTLTISVWCKPSLEIQARFVHSMAEKVTPLLVEYTNSSEKIPKMDHIIVHDYPANGMENWGLIIYNEKEVVYNGSTDLTFRRKEIALLITHELVHQWFGNLVTPSWWSYAWMSEGFATFLEAYFINKVI, translated from the exons ATggaatttctaaaattgttattacataTCGGCCTAATATTGGCTGTTATAACGGACTTTAGTATCACTGAAGATTCAAAAATCATCTATCGTTTACCGGAAAATGCAAAACCACTTCACTATAACATCAGGCTGATCACGCCTCTCGAGGAAGGCAATGATATCTTTCACGGTGAAATCAGTGTCATTATCGACAATCTTTACGTAACGTCAAGTATAAGCTTACACTCGCaagatttagaaataaatataacgacAACAACGCTGATTAATAGCAATGGTAACATCTATGAACcgataaaatatacttatgaCAATATAACGAATATATTGACGTTTTCTTTCGACCATAAATTGGATCGCGCTATTTATACCCTGAACATGACGTTTGCTGGTAATTATTCTAAAAGTAGTTACCACAAAAGtggctttataaaaattccgtACAAAGACGAGGGAGTAGACAGCat ATTGGCTGCAACGTTACTCGAGCCAAATAATGCCAGACGAGTATTTCCGTGTTTGGACGAGCCAGCGTTAAAAGCTACCTTCAACATCTCCGTGATGCACCATCAGAAATTCAGGGTATTGTCGAATATGCCGATGCAAAAGCGGTAA GGACAAAATTCAGTCATATCAGAAAATGGCATGGTGTGGACGCACTTCAACACTACTCCCGTAATGTCCACTTATCTCGTGGGGATTGTGATTGTACCTAATAGTTTTATTCGCATTCGAAGATCCCCGAAAACCCTGACCATCAGTGTGTGGTGCAAACCGTCATTGGAAATACAAGCAAGATTCGTGCATAGTATGGCCGAAAAGGTCACGCCGCTCTTGGTCGAATATACCAATAGTTCCGAAAAGATACCAAAAATGGACCATATCATAGTACACGATTATCCGGCCAACGGCATGGAAAATTGGGGACTCATcatttataa CGAAAAAGAAGTTGTCTACAATGGTAGCACAGATCTCACATTTCGGAGAAAAGAAATAGCGCTGTTAATAACACATGAACTTGTACATCAGTGGTTCGGCAATTTGGTCACCCCATCTTGGTGGTCCTACGCGTGGATGAGCGAGGGATTTGCTACGTTCCTCGAGGCGTATTTCATCAATAaggttatttaa
- the LOC139822877 gene encoding uncharacterized protein — protein sequence RVVACQIVITAKRIYNETFSKNPARRALWAACISRLNWTPTDNTYICEVHFLDDMWETTRVDSKKKLKLNAIPTLFPNYVVKRESLVEEKDENENKNECEAIDVADDENKNKNEYEATNVAEDKNEYEATNVAEDENEHEAMNVIEDENKITRKEIKRKKQDDSRMITEFLNNSNSTKKQSISEECNDNELFSPIPHSNTIVFNNIELNVLYNIAGYIIANIKKNMTHCDNCISSVGSKKVQNVKYNNLVLLRRYKIETLFFVKPNIFDFFVKMETIFRNCFPHIKNKNKNLKQYFITQFSQIDCNILDCHNLKYKIIFKYTIFRLRIANKKKVLKRRSYNSKTMAMHCNLK from the exons CGGGTTGTTGCGTGCCAGATTGTAATAACAGCAAAAAGGATTTATAATGAAACGTTTTCCAAAAATCCTGCAAGAAGAGCGTTGTGGGCAGCATGCATTTCAAGGTTAAACTGGACACCGACtgataatacatacatatgtgaa gTACATTTTTTAGATGACATGTGGGAAACAACTCGTGttgatagtaaaaaaaaattaaaactcaaTGCAATACCTACTCTTTTCCCAAATTATGTAGTAAAGAGAGAATCTTTAGTAGAG gaaaaagatgaaaatgaaaacaaaaatGAATGCGAAGCTATAGATGTTGCagatgatgaaaataaaaacaaaaatgaataCGAAGCTACAAATGTTGcagaagataaaaatgaatacGAAGCTACAAATGTTGCAGAAGATGAAAATGAACACGAAGCTATGAATGTCATAGAAGatgaaaacaaaataacaagaaaagaaataaaaagaaaaaaacaagatgACAGTCGTATGattacagaatttttaaataattctaattctacaaaaaaacaaagtattaGTGAAGAATGTAATGATAATGAGTTATTTTCACCAATTCCACATAGTAATACTAttgtgtttaataatattgaactGAATGTACTGTACAATATAGCAggatatataattgcaaatataaaaaaaaatatgactcATTGTGATAACTGTATATCATCTGTTGGAtcaaaaaaagtacaaaatgttaaatataataatttagttttacTTAGGCGTTACAAGATAGAAACACTGTTTTTTGTCAAACcgaatatatttgatttttttgtgaaaatggaaacaatttttagaaattgttttcctcacattaaaaataaaaacaaaaatttaaaacaatattttattactcaattttctcaaatagattgcaatattttagattgtcataatttaaaatacaaaattatatttaagtacACTATATTTAGGTTGCGAAtagcgaacaaaaaaaaagtattaaaaaggCGATCATACAATAGCAAGACAATGGCAATGCATtgtaatcttaaataa